The DNA window TCGGCGCAGTTTTTTGTCTTGATTCATATTCTTCGGTTTGTTTCCTTACAGTCTGTGCTGCAATCCCGAAACAATACGATGGATTCTGCAGCGATCGGGATGAAGATTGCCGTCTGCAGTGGGATTATTGTGGACCCGGCGCGAACGACCCCCATGGGTAACGGTCGGGGGTGAACGCACGATGAAATGTCGAGCGCGTAAAAGCACGACGCTGTATTCGTCGGCATAACGAGGGGGCAACCACACGTGACCGAAGAGCCCTGTACTCAACTCGCGTCGCTTCGAGCCGAACTGGATTCCATCGACGCAGGTCTGCTCGTGGCTATCCGCGATCGAATCGAGATATGTTCACGGGTCGCTCTCGTCAAACGCGAGTTCGACATTCCGATGATGCAGCCCGATCGCGTAGGGGTCGTCCAGGACCGGGCACGCGAATTCGCACGCAAACACGGTATGTCCGAAGATTTTCTGGCTTCGGTGTACGACCTTCTGATCGGTGAGGCCTGCC is part of the Rhodococcus sovatensis genome and encodes:
- a CDS encoding chorismate mutase — encoded protein: MTEEPCTQLASLRAELDSIDAGLLVAIRDRIEICSRVALVKREFDIPMMQPDRVGVVQDRAREFARKHGMSEDFLASVYDLLIGEACRVEDLIIDADSAVGKRGR